In the genome of Raphanus sativus cultivar WK10039 chromosome 4, ASM80110v3, whole genome shotgun sequence, one region contains:
- the LOC108854968 gene encoding protease Do-like 2, chloroplastic isoform X2 yields the protein MAVSVACCCFSFLNAPVKLQPSPLCFVAASSPRAKLNPENLKRLTVRVKEEQDCNNDGGGTQTMSAFKSSFGSKKDKKDSSHPSSDLRNDPAKIHDASFLDAVVKVYCTHTAPDYSLPWQKQRQFTSTGSAFMIGDGKLLTNAHCVEHDTQVKVKRRGDDRKYVAKVLLRGVDCDIALLSVESEDFWKGAEPLRLGHLPRLQDSVTVVGYPLGGDTISVTKGVVSRIEVTSYAHGSSDLLGIQIDAAINPGNSGGPAFNDQGECIGVAFQVYRSEETENIGYVIPTTVVSHFLTDYERNGKYTGYPCLGVLLQKLENPALRECLKVPTNEGVLVRRVEPTSDASKVLKEGDVIVSFDDLRVGCEGTVPFRSSERIAFRYLISQKFAGDIVELGIIRAGEPKKVQVVLRPRVHLVPYHIDGGQPSYIIIAGLVFTPLSEPLIEEECEDTIGLKLLTKARYSVARFRGEQIVILSQVLANEVNIGYEDMNNQQVLKFNGTHIRNIHHLAHLIDMCKDKYLVFEFEDNYVAVLEREASNSASLCILKDYGIPSERSADLRDPYVDPVDDTQALNQGFGDSPVSNLEIGFDGLVWA from the exons ATGGCTGTCTCGGTAGCATGCTGCTGTTTCTCGTTCCTAAATGCACCCGTTAAACTCCAACCTTCACCACTCTGTTTTGTAGCCGCATCGTCGCCCCGAGCTAAACTAAACCCAGAG aacctgaAGAGATTAACAGTGAGAGTGAAAGAAGAGCAAGATTGTAATAATGATGGAGGAGGCACCCAAACAATGTCGGCTTTCAAGTCGTCTTTTGGGTCGAAAAAGGATAAAAAAGACTCCTCTCACCCTTCTTCTGATTTGAGg AACGATCCTGCCAAGATTCATGATGCTTCCTTTCTCGACGCCGTTGTAAAG GTGTACTGCACCCATACAGCGCCTGATTACTCCCTCCCTTGGCAGAAGCAAAGACAGTTTACCAGCACTGGAAG TGCTTTTATGATTGGAGATGGCAAGCTCTTGACCAATGCCCACTGTGTCGAACATGATACTCAG GTTAAAGTTAAGAGAAGAGGAGATGATAGAAAGTACGTGGCTAAG GTTCTACTAAGAGGTGTGGACTGTGACATAGCTTTGCTCTCAGTCGAAAGCGAGGATTTCTGGAAAGGAGCTGAACCTCTTCGCCTTGGCCATTTACCCCGCCTTCAG GATTCAGTAACTGTCGTTGGGTATCCTCTAGGAGGAGATACTATCTCTGTTACAAAAGGGGTTGTATCTCGTATAGAG GTAACATCATATGCTCATGGATCATCTGACCTGCTTGGAATTCAAATCGACGCAGCAATAAATCCAG GGAATAGTGGTGGCCCTGCTTTCAACGACCAGGGGGAATGTATTGGAGTAGCATTCCAG GTTTACAGATCTGAAGAGACCGAAAATATTGGATACGTTATTCCAACAACAGTTGTTTCTCACTTCTTGACCGATTATGAGAGGAACGGAAAGTACACTG GTTACCCTTGCCTTGGAGTATTGCTGCAGAAATTGGAAAATCCAGCTCTGCGGGAGTGCCTAAAAGTGCCTACAAATGAG GGTGTGTTGGTGCGAAGAGTTGAACCTACATCTGATGCAAGTAAAGTCCTCAAGGAG GGAGATGTGATTGTAAGTTTTGATGATCTACGTGTGGGATGTGAAGGAACTGTACCCTTCCGATCAAGTGAACGCATTGCATTCCGTTACCTCATCAGTCAGAA ATTTGCAGGTGATATCGTAGAGCTTGGTATCATTAGAGCAGGAGAACCTAAGAAAGTTCAAGTTGTTCTGAGGCCAAGAGTGCACCTG GTCCCGTACCATATTGATGGAGGTCAGCCATCATACATAATAATTGCTGGTTTGGTGTTTACTCCACTCTCAGAACCCCTGATAGA GGAGGAGTGCGAGGACACCATAGGC TTGAAATTGTTAACAAAGGCACGCTACTCCGTGGCAAGATTCAGAGGAGAACAAATCGTCATCCTATCACAG GTTTTGGCAAATGAAGTAAACATTGGCTATGAAGACATGAACAACCAGCAGGTCCTGAAGTTCAATGGAACTCATATAAGAAACATCCATCACTTGGCACACCTCATTGACATGTGCAAAGACAAGTATCTGGTTTTTGAGTTTGAAGACAACTATGTGGCCGTGTTGGAGAGAGAAGCTTCGAATTCTGCTTCTTTGTGCATCCTCAAAGACTACGGAATTCCCTCAGAAAGATCCGCTGATCTGCGTGATCCATATGTAGATCCAGTTGATGACACCCAGGCACTTAACCAAGGTTTTGGAGACAGCCCTGTGTCAAATCTAGAAATTGGCTTCGATGGACTGGTGTGGGCATAA
- the LOC108854968 gene encoding protease Do-like 2, chloroplastic isoform X1, whose amino-acid sequence MAVSVACCCFSFLNAPVKLQPSPLCFVAASSPRAKLNPEKKKNLKRLTVRVKEEQDCNNDGGGTQTMSAFKSSFGSKKDKKDSSHPSSDLRNDPAKIHDASFLDAVVKVYCTHTAPDYSLPWQKQRQFTSTGSAFMIGDGKLLTNAHCVEHDTQVKVKRRGDDRKYVAKVLLRGVDCDIALLSVESEDFWKGAEPLRLGHLPRLQDSVTVVGYPLGGDTISVTKGVVSRIEVTSYAHGSSDLLGIQIDAAINPGNSGGPAFNDQGECIGVAFQVYRSEETENIGYVIPTTVVSHFLTDYERNGKYTGYPCLGVLLQKLENPALRECLKVPTNEGVLVRRVEPTSDASKVLKEGDVIVSFDDLRVGCEGTVPFRSSERIAFRYLISQKFAGDIVELGIIRAGEPKKVQVVLRPRVHLVPYHIDGGQPSYIIIAGLVFTPLSEPLIEEECEDTIGLKLLTKARYSVARFRGEQIVILSQVLANEVNIGYEDMNNQQVLKFNGTHIRNIHHLAHLIDMCKDKYLVFEFEDNYVAVLEREASNSASLCILKDYGIPSERSADLRDPYVDPVDDTQALNQGFGDSPVSNLEIGFDGLVWA is encoded by the exons ATGGCTGTCTCGGTAGCATGCTGCTGTTTCTCGTTCCTAAATGCACCCGTTAAACTCCAACCTTCACCACTCTGTTTTGTAGCCGCATCGTCGCCCCGAGCTAAACTAAACCCAGAG aagaagaagaacctgaAGAGATTAACAGTGAGAGTGAAAGAAGAGCAAGATTGTAATAATGATGGAGGAGGCACCCAAACAATGTCGGCTTTCAAGTCGTCTTTTGGGTCGAAAAAGGATAAAAAAGACTCCTCTCACCCTTCTTCTGATTTGAGg AACGATCCTGCCAAGATTCATGATGCTTCCTTTCTCGACGCCGTTGTAAAG GTGTACTGCACCCATACAGCGCCTGATTACTCCCTCCCTTGGCAGAAGCAAAGACAGTTTACCAGCACTGGAAG TGCTTTTATGATTGGAGATGGCAAGCTCTTGACCAATGCCCACTGTGTCGAACATGATACTCAG GTTAAAGTTAAGAGAAGAGGAGATGATAGAAAGTACGTGGCTAAG GTTCTACTAAGAGGTGTGGACTGTGACATAGCTTTGCTCTCAGTCGAAAGCGAGGATTTCTGGAAAGGAGCTGAACCTCTTCGCCTTGGCCATTTACCCCGCCTTCAG GATTCAGTAACTGTCGTTGGGTATCCTCTAGGAGGAGATACTATCTCTGTTACAAAAGGGGTTGTATCTCGTATAGAG GTAACATCATATGCTCATGGATCATCTGACCTGCTTGGAATTCAAATCGACGCAGCAATAAATCCAG GGAATAGTGGTGGCCCTGCTTTCAACGACCAGGGGGAATGTATTGGAGTAGCATTCCAG GTTTACAGATCTGAAGAGACCGAAAATATTGGATACGTTATTCCAACAACAGTTGTTTCTCACTTCTTGACCGATTATGAGAGGAACGGAAAGTACACTG GTTACCCTTGCCTTGGAGTATTGCTGCAGAAATTGGAAAATCCAGCTCTGCGGGAGTGCCTAAAAGTGCCTACAAATGAG GGTGTGTTGGTGCGAAGAGTTGAACCTACATCTGATGCAAGTAAAGTCCTCAAGGAG GGAGATGTGATTGTAAGTTTTGATGATCTACGTGTGGGATGTGAAGGAACTGTACCCTTCCGATCAAGTGAACGCATTGCATTCCGTTACCTCATCAGTCAGAA ATTTGCAGGTGATATCGTAGAGCTTGGTATCATTAGAGCAGGAGAACCTAAGAAAGTTCAAGTTGTTCTGAGGCCAAGAGTGCACCTG GTCCCGTACCATATTGATGGAGGTCAGCCATCATACATAATAATTGCTGGTTTGGTGTTTACTCCACTCTCAGAACCCCTGATAGA GGAGGAGTGCGAGGACACCATAGGC TTGAAATTGTTAACAAAGGCACGCTACTCCGTGGCAAGATTCAGAGGAGAACAAATCGTCATCCTATCACAG GTTTTGGCAAATGAAGTAAACATTGGCTATGAAGACATGAACAACCAGCAGGTCCTGAAGTTCAATGGAACTCATATAAGAAACATCCATCACTTGGCACACCTCATTGACATGTGCAAAGACAAGTATCTGGTTTTTGAGTTTGAAGACAACTATGTGGCCGTGTTGGAGAGAGAAGCTTCGAATTCTGCTTCTTTGTGCATCCTCAAAGACTACGGAATTCCCTCAGAAAGATCCGCTGATCTGCGTGATCCATATGTAGATCCAGTTGATGACACCCAGGCACTTAACCAAGGTTTTGGAGACAGCCCTGTGTCAAATCTAGAAATTGGCTTCGATGGACTGGTGTGGGCATAA
- the LOC108852564 gene encoding uncharacterized protein LOC108852564, whose product MNKTKFDVPPFLLLEASADSDGGGTIQIHGFLDDGESIDKSCSASLYETSCVTGTSLFHPEEEDTVNEERIFTAVAEEDDEDGEGEVNSYIRCGMSQLVKLSVDSTQVVSEMDKSRMFWEACLAS is encoded by the coding sequence atGAACAAAACCAAGTTTGATGTGCCACCGTTTTTGCTCCTCGAAGCATCTGCGGATTCCGATGGCGGAGGCACCATTCAGATCCATGGTTTCCTGGACGACGGCGAATCCATTGATAAGTCTTGTAGTGCCAGTTTGTACGAGACGTCTTGTGTGACGGGGACGAGTCTTTTTCATCCTGAGGAGGAGGATACGGTGAACGAAGAAAGAATATTCACCGCTGTAGCAGAGGAAGATGACGAGGACGGAGAAGGGGAGGTGAACAGCTACATAAGATGCGGGATGAGCCAGCTTGTAAAACTGAGCGTTGATTCTACCCAGGTTGTGAGTGAGATGGACAAAAGTCGAATGTTCTGGGAAGCTTGTCTCGCTTCTTAA